The following DNA comes from Terriglobales bacterium.
TGCTGGAGATCCGGTTGCAGCGCGCCGCCGAGCGACTGCGCGACGGCTGCTCCGTGACCGACACCTGCTTTGCCGTGGGCTTTTCCAACCTGAGCCACTTCATCCGACTCTTCCGGCGGCGCTTTGGGACTTCTCCTTCGCGCTACGCGTGCTCGGCAAGGACGCGCACCTAGCCACGGCTGGGCCTGCGGTATCCTCTTCCTTCCCAAACCGTGATGACGCTCCCCATCCGAGACCGCGACCGGGTGTTCGTGCTGACGGGCGCGGGTGTGAGCGCCGAGAGCGGCCTGCCGACGTTCCGCGGCGCCGACGGGTTGTGGCGCGGCCACCGCGTGGAAGAAGTAGCGTCACCCGCCGCCTGGCAGCGCAACCCACAGATGGTTTGGGAATTCTATTCGTGGCGACGCGACGTGCACCGCACGGTGCGTCCCAATCCCGGTCACCTGGCGCTGGCCCGGCTTGAGGAACGGCTGGGTGAGCGCATGTTCCTGTGCACGCAGAACGTGGACAGCTTGCATGAGCGGGCAGGTTCGAAAAGGGTCGTCCACATGCATGGACGTCTGCTTGAGAGCCGCTGCGACTGTTGCACGCGGCCGCCCTTGGAGGATACGCGCAGCTATACGTCGTTGGACGACGTGCCCCGCTGCCCGTGCGGAGGCCGGTGGCGGCCGAACATTGTCTGGTTCGGAGAAGTGCCGATGCACCTGG
Coding sequences within:
- a CDS encoding NAD-dependent deacylase → MTLPIRDRDRVFVLTGAGVSAESGLPTFRGADGLWRGHRVEEVASPAAWQRNPQMVWEFYSWRRDVHRTVRPNPGHLALARLEERLGERMFLCTQNVDSLHERAGSKRVVHMHGRLLESRCDCCTRPPLEDTRSYTSLDDVPRCPCGGRWRPNIVWFGEVPMHLDEILAAIGRTTLFLAVGTSGAVYPAASLAQAARQAGAHTFYIGPEEPLNRYAFDECFLGKSGEVLPELLDVG